The Lonchura striata isolate bLonStr1 chromosome 13, bLonStr1.mat, whole genome shotgun sequence DNA window TCAGCTGATTGCTCTTGTAATGTCCAATTCTGCTCTCACAGAGAAGGTATTAGGAGTGCTGACCACTTACCTTACCAATGAGCTAAAAGCACAACTAAAATATGGAGAATAATCCTCTAGGATTATTAGAGCAGGATTTTTATGCTGGAATGCAATTTACTCCCAAAGTTGTGAATCTTCAACAAACAAATGCTATTTATCAGTGTTAATTATAAATATATGCTGATCGAGGTAAACTTGGGTTTTTGGTTTcggtgtttggggtttttaaaatttttatcattattgttataatttttgttttatgcGGCTTTGTAAAGATACTATTGGCGTACTGCATTAACCTGATACTGACTTGCTATGAAATGTTGGATTGCTCTGCATTAGAATTAATTCTAATTGCTGAAGGGAATCATGCTTCTCTTAGGCTAATGTGTCACTTGTGTAAATTTTCTCACgtccttttgttttatttaggagacttgattttgtttgttcaagtgctttaatttttttccctgtgaatgACATGTAAGGTGCCAAAGTAGCAGGCCAATTTGAAGAATTTTACCTGTTGTTTGTTTTAGCCATGCCAAGGAAAGTTTTTTAAGGAAGTACATTACTGTGAACTCAAAAGACTCAATCTGTACTTTatcacttttgttttataattctTGAGTTTTCTATTCATGTAAGAAGTGAAGCAAGTACTTCAACAAGATTTCAAGTAGCAGGAAAACAAACTGAACACTTTCAGTTCAATTTTCACCAGGCTCCTGTGCTGTAGAATGGGAGGGtgtgacattaaaaaaatgggGAGCTGAATCTGCCAGTTTTCTATGAGCCCCAGGATTAAGGTTGTCATTTGAGCTTTGATTTCTGGATTGAGTCTGTACAGCAGGTCCTCTCTTTCCATTAAAATGTTCACAAGAAGCCTCACAGTGATCTGTGTGTTGCTTTAAATGGCAGGAACACTTCAGGAACTCGGGCAGGCAgcagtgggcagcagcagtgctggtgggtGGGTGATGTGCCTGCTGCATTATTACTGTCAGCACCAAATGCTGTGGtgctcaatgtcccagccagttGGTGACATTGGATTTCAGGGCACTCATAAGACAGGTTTGTAGGCAGAAACATGTTCAGGTGTGCCTTCTTTTTGTGTGAAGGCTCAAGTGGAGCCGTTGAGCGCAGCGGCAGTGGTGCCGGCGGGTGAGCGTGGAGAACTTGGTCTGCGTGCAGCGCATGCAGATGTCCGTGGCCTTGTCTGGGATCCAGGGGGCCGCgggctccctgcagggctgccgGCCCGTCTTGGTCAGCAGGTGCTTGATGCACTCCTCCAGGTGGCTGATCCACTCCTTCCTCTCCGTCAGGGAGGCTGCGGAAACCACAAAGGACTTCTTGGAGGTTTTGATCATCCAGCGGTTCTTCATCTGCAAGGTGTCTGGCAGCGTCTCCAGAGTGACATCTTCAAGGGGGATGATGTGCTGGGAGTTGTACTTCCTTTTGTTGATGATGATGCTGCCGTAGACCAGGATGTcgttgaaaaggaaaaatatgcgAGGCTTTGGTTTCTTGCGGCATTCTTTGGTTAAAATCCCTTCTCCCAGGAGGACCCTGCCCGGCAAGGCTAAGGGCTGCCCAGAAGCCCCAAAGCAGTTTTCCACAGCAGCAATGCGCTGGCTGTTGATCTCCGTGTTTGCAAGGTGGTCCACCATCTCCAGCTCACTctggagagaggaaaacaaagaggCAAGTGGTGAAACTGCACCAGGGAGAAGGTGAGTAGCCACTGCATGCACAGGTGAGATGCTGCTAATGCAATCTGAGGCTACAGGTAATCTCACTCCTCGCTTTAGTTTCTTATCTGTCTAAATAAAATCTTCAAACTATCTGACCTCCTTCTGCAACAGCCCCGGCTTCACTGGGATGGTGCAATTTGCAGCAGTGGAAATCCCTGAAGGCAGAGCCAGGTCCTTCTTAGTGTTGCTTTTCTCCCTGTGTGTCCTTAAAAAAGAAAGCTGCTTGGTCTGAACCTGGTTTTATGCAGATCCATAGATCTGCTTAAAATGGTCTTGAGAGCCAGCCTCCCATTTCTGACTGCACACCTGCTATCTCAGGGATTGCTCTCAGACACACACACTGCCTCCCCGGGCCCCAGCTCCATTTTGGGCCAGAGCTGAGGcaagcacaaaagaaaaatgtgtggtATGACTTGTTCCTGCTGTTCTTCCATGCATGACAAAAaggataaaaacaaaaaatgagaaaagtcTTCATGAGGTGCATATCCTCACACAAGTGAAACCTTTCCTCTGTTCTCCCTGGGCTGACAGTGCTCCAAGTGCATGGCACATCACTCTGCAAACAGTGAGCTCTGCTGGAGGGGAAGTGGAATGCAGCACACTCATCTCTGCCACACCTCTTCTCCCAGAGCTTCCTTCTCTAGGGTGAAAAGGCACGAGGCCAAGACAAGCTCTGGCCATGGCAGACCTAAATGGAATGACCCAGGCTGCAGAAAAAGCTTTCACGGAGAGGCACGGAGTGCTGGTGCTCCTGAAGAGCTGCCTCCCTCGGGGTGCCCTGGAACTGGAGGGAAGGATGTGAATCCTCAGGGCCCCAGAGCCTGGAGGGCACAGGGTGGAGCTGGGCAGTGTTGAGCACAGCCACTCTTGTGGGTGTGCACTTGACATTTACTGAGTGCTCtggccaggctgcagccagaggggGAATCCAGGGGCTGAAACCACTCCCAACCCACCTGCCATGGCACAGCCATgcagcagctgggccaaggGTCTGTTACTTGTCATCAGAGAGGGGAGAGCCTCCATTCCCAGCATGGATCCTCCAGTCCAGTGGATCTGTGAATGGAGAGGAGATGTGCTGCTGCAATAACCACCACATGTTCTTACCTCCTCCCTCATAAATACACAAATTAGGCTGAAGAACAAGCAGGCAGGGCACACTGTTGTGCACACCTGTGTACCAAACTCCCTGACCAGGCTTTCCTGGACCTATCCTGGGATGTGGTCTCTCCACAAATCCCTGGCTGAGGATTTCCTGTGTGAAAGAGCAAGATGAGCACAcaaataataaaggaaaaactcAAATTACAGCTTGGGATCCTTGGTGTGCAAGGACTGTGAATGCAATAATATACTGTCAGGAACATTTGGCACCAGCACCATGAAATGGGCTAAACCAAAGCAGTCCCACCGGTTTCCTTTCCTCATGCTTCTGGGTTATGGAGCTCTTAGCCTGCCTCTTTCATTTTATGTAGTTTAGAAGCATGGCCCAGCCTCTCAAGAACTCATGGTACCTGACATGACTCTATTTCTAGGGATCTCTGCGCACCTGattccagcagagctctgaagGTCTCAGTACCAGGTCTTTCCTCCATCGCTTCCTCAGGCATTTCTTAGCTGCTACAGGCAGCCTGCTGCCTTCAGAAATCAACTTGGAAGTATTTAAATATGTAACAGAACAGGGAGGAGAACTGATATGTGAAAATAATTGACTGATTTGTGGTAAAAATTCGGAGAATGAGAAGATCCCTGACATATTTGTCCATTACAATCTGCTAGTTGTGGTAGAGTGAAGCTCTGTCtttttcccagagctgtgtgtgatGCTGAACACACATGGGAATTGCTCATTTCAACAGCAATCTACTGAAGAATTTGTTTCTGTAGAAACTCTGAATCTGTTATAGACCCATGTTTTTTCTGGTTTAACCTGAGATCTCGTTGTCATTTCCAGTAACCTTCAGCATTTCCTGTAAGCCGTGATTATTCCAGAATCAAAAGCGAAAGCATTTACTTTTCCCCATGTTTGTCTGTTAACAAaagtttttttctccccttgtATTTCAATTATAGCTAGGTTTAGTCTTGGTTGCAGTGGCCAAAAGAtaatttaaaacttgttttgCAGGATTTGGAGACACTGGGATGCCGATTCATGTTTAATGAGttgttttttatgtttttgcaATGAGTCAGGGAAAACAACTTTAATTTTCAGGCTTAGTTCAGAATTTGAAGATACCATCACCGTGTGCTGTGTTCAATATCTCTACAGCAGCAGGCCAGGCTCAAAAGGTAGGATTTTCAGGAAGTGCTGGTTTAGGAGCCAGATGCTGCTCGTGCTTACAGGATGTGTATGGACCAGTGATGAGATGGCCCTCCTTTGGAGATGGACTCAATAGCTTGAGTCCCTGTCTGTCCACCAGCTGTTATTGAAATAATGGATGGACTTCTGGCCTGTTCAATCAATGAGGTGATGTCTTCTTGCACACTGTTGTTTGTGAAGTTGTGCTCTTTAGTCTGTCTCAGTGCGGGAGCACCTTGTGTTTGGATTTTCTCCAGTGCTGTTCTCATATTTCTTCTGAAAGGTTGCAGTTCATAGAGAGCTATTGCTGTACAGTTGAGACAGAAGAAATTGTCACCTCACATTCCTGTTTGTCACCATATGATGGCCACCATGATAAAGAGAGCTGCAAGTCGGACATATCTCTGTATCttcccaggtgggtttggaatgtGCTGTGTGGGTGGGATTTTGTGCCATGTGCCTGCACGTGGCAGAGGTGTTCCCTCTTTCCTCAGGGACAAGCTGTAAGGGGCAGTGAGGACAGCTCAGTGGTGGGGCAGGCTGGGTGCTGGTGAGAATGTCTCCTGTGTGGGCATTTGGGAAGAGGCTGATTTTTCTCCAAGTGGGATAGAGAGTGCAGGGATAGAAGGGCTTTGCTCTGTTCACTAGTGTTCTCTGCAGGACTTAAATTAGAGTGAATATGACAGGAGATCATAGAGATACCTGTAAGAGTTTAGAGAAAATGAG harbors:
- the LOC144247095 gene encoding pleckstrin homology domain-containing family F member 1-like, with product MVDHLANTEINSQRIAAVENCFGASGQPLALPGRVLLGEGILTKECRKKPKPRIFFLFNDILVYGSIIINKRKYNSQHIIPLEDVTLETLPDTLQMKNRWMIKTSKKSFVVSAASLTERKEWISHLEECIKHLLTKTGRQPCREPAAPWIPDKATDICMRCTQTKFSTLTRRHHCRCAQRLHLSLHTKRRHT